The genomic segment gaaattaacaattaaaattttatccgaTCTCGTTTACTAgtgttattttataattctttttgttgaaaatgtgaataattaacttaaattaaaaatctattgCTGGATTAATATTTCACAAGACCGTTGATTAAAATGCTTTTGTTTTTAATcgatttttttctaaaagaatATTTTATTGAAGATTAGAGAAAGGGGGTGGGGGTCCAGTTTACAAACAATCAAATTAACTTTAGTGACTTGATGGACGTGtatttatttaaagtttaaaaataatattataataatgtcttctttcttttaatttaatggtCCCCacttgttttataaaaataataattattttatttaaagaaatgGAGACATTACCATGATAAACAACTAAACAAATAAAACTTCACATTTCACCCAAAAGTTTTCCATAATCTCTTTGAATTTTGAGCAAAATCCTTTTCGGCTCAAAatattatttgtaaaaatttaattattaaatcgtagataataatatatttttattttttaaacaaatcagACGGATTAATCAAATCTACAAGAATAACTCAACTTCCGTTTAAATAAAGAGGTTGAATCATATATGGTGAGGGATCAAGTAGTGAtccaaaaaattcttaaattccTTACGTCGAGCCTATTTTACTactcttaaaaatatttacagatcAATGttttaatttacataaaaatatatattttattattaaaagttgAATTCGAATCGGGCCTCTAAGCTAGTCCCAGCTAATTTCAACCTATCAAATCAGATGAATAATTCGATCTTTAATCAGACACTCAACTCGGTTTCCTGATCAGAAAAAAGAGTTTATTGAAGAGCAGCTGAAAAGAAGGACAATTCATACATGGCAGGCAAGTCGTGAAACAGAAAGAATTGTCGACAATGGCCGGACCCCACAGAGGCAGAATTAGTCACCTGTCGACGGCTTTGTTCACCGCTAAACTCCTAAAAGCAAAGCATAATTAGTAGACCACACCCCATACCCATGTAATTGGCAAAggcctcttttcttttctgttcaTCAGGACGGTATATCAAATCATAAATTAACTAGGCATTGATAATGGACAAcaaaacaaatgattttttttatgaccCCAGTGACTTTACATATAGCATATTAtaaatagatttttaatatttactgATACTGTTTAATATCTCTCATATGTAAAGAGGTCTTGGATATTGTGAAAGTGAAGACAATGAGAGACAGATTAAGGAAACTCCATCATGGAGTTTTATGGTGCACAATTATGGAATCGAAGAGCTGTCTTCTTAGCGAATCATAGAGATCCAAGCCAAGAGTAGTGGAAATCAAGTACTAGTACCTTCATTTAGTCTAAAAGAGGCCTTACATGGTGGCCATTTCCAAACAGATTATATCTCATGTTTGATTTTCCATAAACAATAAATGTCATTAAGTCAACAAAGCAATAAGGTCTGGATGTCAACCACTAGAAGTAGAGATGGTGGACGGTGGGGTAGGGGAGAGTGGATGTAGATGCAGACATGCAAATAGATCATTTATGTATTTTGTTGCATTAAAATGATTTTGAGATATGCATATGGTGTCTAAACACAAGGTCTAGTATCTGCTTTCTATCCTTCAGCTAAAACACCTAATTTGCTAAAAAAACAATCAAATACAGTTAACTTCATGTTCTGATTGCATATCATCATGATAAATCTAATTTGACTTTCACGACATGGCAATCAAAACTAGAACAGTAAAGAGAGCGAGGGAAAAAGATTTCATACTTCTGTCAAGGAAATCCTATATCAAAATGGTGGGTTTACTGTTTAGTCACATCAACCTGCACTAGGTGGTCCTACATTCAACTACAATGATATGTTCAATTTTTTGTAAGTCTTTTCCAAGAATTTTTGAAGGCCTTTGGAGAGCCATATTCTGTTATCCATGTCTACAATATGTATCGAACACGAATGTTAGACATCATTGGTATTTACTACATAACATAATAAACCGACAGACTATCAACATTCCTAATGCTAATTCAGACATTGTAGAACAATTAAAGCCATGCCAAACAAAGATATACCTGGCACAATCACTAATATTTTCATATGCTAACATTCTGCAGATTCGAGGCAACATCACCTCACTTTCAAAGTCAATGACGAGTTGGAAAGGGATGTAAATAACCAAGGGGAAGAGTCTGGTTTGCCACTTCGGGTACTCCCATTGTTGGCATATATGACATCACTGACGGAGTTGCATGAGTGACTACATGTGACGTGTTGGGATTATAGTACTGGATAGCACTGTCCTGCTGCTGAACAGTTTCCCCCTCTCGCTTTAATGCGTACTGATAAATATTCCCCATGCTGAGCTGTTGATTAATTCCCATTGTGCCATAGCTATATTTGCAGTGAAATAAGAAGCATTAGATTAAAGAGGAAGTTCAATACGCTTGGAAGAAACATTAGGTATAAAGGTTTTTTTTGTAGAAAACAAAAATCTTCCAGAGTACAGAAAATTGCTTATTAAAGCCATGAATTTCAGGTGAAAATACGAGGAGGGGAGGGGATTCAGAAGCCACAGACTTGTTTTTAAGTAGCCAAAACGGTTTTGCATTAACAGTAACCAACCAGAAATAAATGTCTCCAAGTCTGAAGattcaactcctaaatcctaACTCATCCATGAAAAAGGGAAGGCACCTGTTATACTGGTCTGGCATAGTTTGGGTAGGGTTTCCAACTGCATATGGCTGCTTAACATCTGCCATATAATATTGATGATTTTGTGTCAAATAAACTTGTTTTACCATAGTTGGATGAGAATGGCCCATGTTTTCAGTGGATCCAAAATAATGCTGCTCTGGAAAAGGAACATGATGTTGAATATCAGAAGGTTCTGAAACTGGTTGGACATAACTGAGTTGCAACCCAGTTACATTTGGATCCATTGGATGGCATATGCCTTGCTGAAGCCTGGTCTGCTGAAACTTTTGAGACTCTAAGATTTGTGGAAATGAATCCTTTGGAAAAGTTAGCCTCAATTGATTTTCCACAGGTTGAAGTAGCATAGGCTGCATAGAACCAGGCACTGGTGTTGTCAAAGGCCGAAACATTGACAATAGACTCCCCACCTGCACCATAGTATAACAATATTCAGTCAAAATGGAGAATGAAGAAAATTATTAGAGGCAAAAGAAAATGTCGCATGAATCCGTCTCACCTGCTGCTTGTTGAGTTCTTGCTTGAACTTGAAACCCTTCTGGTAGTTATTTTCAATGGCACGTCTAAAGGAACTCTCATGCAAAGGTAAACAAGCACTATAGATCTTGAACCTCACCTGAAAATTGCAGAATGTGCATGAAAAACGGAATAAAGAATGGGAAAATCATCTAACTAGAATGAAGTAGGGCCTTATGCTTCAAGTCAATTAGAAAGAAATGCCAGCATCATTACAATGGAATTCATTTGTGTATATGGACTCCTAGATAGAAATAGCAAAACCTTAAAAACCTTATATGAACAAGGTTAATGCTATTACCTACCAATAGTTTGTTGCCAAATTTTATTCCTGTTAACTAAGTCCTACAAGTCTATGTCCGATGAGTAATGGGTGTTATGCCATATTTTGCAAAGTCAATGCTAATATTCTTCAATGGCTCATTGCCAAATTATATCCTTATAAGTCAATGAACAAAATCCAACACTTGATGAGTCTTGGGTGTTATGCCGCATTTTGCTATATCGATGCTAATACCTAAAAATGGTTGATCGCCGAATTATATTCCTTTAAGTCATTGAACTAGGTCCTACAAGCCTATTTCCCATGAGTCATGGGTTTTATCCCATATTTTGCAATGTTGATGCTAATACCTAACAATGGCTCATCACCAAATGTCATTCTTGTAAGTCATTGAACCAAGTCCTACAAGCCTATTTCCCATGAGCCATGGGTGCTAAGCCACATAGTGCGAGGTCAATGCTAATGCCCACAAATGTTCATTGCCAACATTTATTCCCTAGCTCATTGAACTAAGTCCTATAAGCCCATTTCCAATGAGTCATGGGTGTTATGCCATACCATTCAAGGTCAATGCTAATAGCTATCAATGGTTCATTGCCAGAATACATTCCCATAGTTATTGTACTTAAGTCCTATGAGCCTGTTTCCCATAAGCCATGGGTGTTATGCCATATTGTGCAAGGTCAATGCTAATAACCTATCAATGCCTAATCACCAAATTATATTCCTACGAGTTATTGAACTAAATCTACAAGCTTATTTCCAATGAGTAACGGGTGTAATGCCATTCCAGAGTACTGATGTCCATGCAgccaaaaaataaatttgtttttttctttatttctcaagGGTATTGCACATCAAGAATCTGGAACAAGGTTCCACCGAAAAAGAATGCGGCCAAAAGGCACTATAAGCATCTCATAGCCTTGTTCTCCTAGATGTCTCTACATGTCAAACAGAAAGCAGAAACTAGCAAGAAAGTTAGAACAGAGATTCCATGCCATGTCGGTCCAAACTTTATGGAGACTTATACAAGCAACAGATATAGCATCCCTTCATCTATGGAAAAACAAGACAAGTTATGAGATAGAAAGAAGCCACAGGGGGACTGCAAAATGCTACCAGAAACCTTTCAAAGAGGTATCTAAGCATGGATTTCAAATACCAACTACGAAGATGATCTACAGTTATGTATCTTAGGCTTAAATCTTAAATGTCTAAATCTTTAAGTTAAGTGCATAATGTTACTTGCCTGGGCAGGAAACCTCCCATTGAAAGCAGATTGTTCCAGGTGCAATGTTCCAACAGAGGTTGCCTCATATGTACCATAAAGAAGCTTCATTTCGAAATCAAACAGAAACAGCTTCATGCCTGGCTTGATTTTCTCTACAACATCCAATTTTCCAGCAGGAAGACCAAAAACACGGTACATGTAGCACTGTGTTTTTGTTCTTGCATTGCACATAAATATAAAACCTGAAAGCTGCTCTTGGTCACGCTTATCATTTTGTTTTGCCTGCATGGCAATATCATTGTAATATGCGGTAGACATTTATTCACAAACTTCTTCACCTCTTCTCTATTCAGGGACAGGGCTGTCAAGATTGAATAAATCGATTCCATTTAGTTGATCTCAATCATTAGAACAACACTCAGTAGACAAGAGCATTGAAGGGGGGCAAGGCAAAAATGATAACTTAAGGAAGAGGGAGAAAACTATGAACCTAAAACACCAAAGGGATTACAATAAGCAATATATATGATCTCATTCACAGCAGGAACCGTAATTCACAATCCATTCAGATTAACCACCACATCCTTGCAACCAATCTATGTTTCGCAAAACTTTCCCAAGAAGCTACATTACACGGACTCTTCGTTTTCCAGTAAGTACTCAAGACAGGCACATATTCAGACATCACTACTGGTAAGATcctccatatatatatgtgtgtgagtgtGTACTCATATCCAAACTCACCCAAGTTCAGGTAACATAACTAAGGAATGCTCTATTTATACCCACATCTTTTTGTGGAATCTACACTCCACTCAATATCACCTGAGAAAAAATGATCTTTtccaaattcataaaattaaaatctaCAGCTTCTTAGTTAGGTAACCCGGTTACTGATTTcagattaaaaaaacaaatatatattcttAATTTACCTACGTAAGATAAAAAGAAATTTCTTTCTACTAAAAGAATTTACATTCAAAACATGCAACCTGTTCAGGCTAAAAAAGATTGCTATCAGTTATTTTTGTTGACTTACACCTCGAGTAAAACCAAAAGATAAGATTATAACGGATGAGAATCAATCAATCCTAAAATTCAAAACAAgaataacaatttaaaaaaaaaatccaccaTGACCAGCCGATATcaagaggaaaagggaaaatggcattctggaaaaccaaacaagaaaagaaacaaaggaaaaatgaatttgctaaaaataaattaaagaccTGTTGTTTTCTGAATAACATTTGAAGTTCTGTTCCGTTTGGTGTATGAACCGTGAACTGTGAACTATGAAAAGCGCGGATCAAATAAGGGGGGAAAACAAGAGCAGTGAAAAAGTAGGCCCATGGAACGCAGACACTGTAGCTTGAGGCACATGGTGTTGGGCTTCATAAAAATATAGgctatattatattgattaaaaaaatcatataatatataaaaatttaaaaaaatcaaaattttgtttttaaatattttttataaatttagaaaatatataaatttaaaatttaaaagttcataatcatatataaaaattggaatttttataaaaatgaaaaaaagtatttaaattttagaaattgaaaaaaaattttaaaattttcaaaaatatatattgtagaaaagttgtaataaattttaattttttttaaaaaaattcttaactctaaaaattcaaaatactgaataaaaattcaaaaaaaaagtttaacttgaaaaaaatacttaatatctaaaaattgaaattttgaaaaattttaacttaaattttaaaaaattaaaaaaaatcaaaatatataaattttataaaaaatttaatttttttaatattacaaaaatgtatatattttttaaattttatgaaattttgaaaatatttaaaagataaaaaaaacacAGTCAACATTGGTAAACTATATGTCAAAgtcaaagtgtttttaaaagtatttaatctttaaaaactttttctagtctttgaatattttttaattttaataaaaataataccaCATGACACTTTCTAATTAGTGTTACATGTCAACCAGGTTTTTTtaaataccattacaaaagaatgaaaataaaccaAGTAACAGAAGATAGTTTAAGTACCAATACAAAATGAAAAAAGTTTTAAGTAGTAAAGATGTAAACATGTAGAGATTTGATGAGaaaatttcaaaccaaaatttATCATATGGTTGTGGAAGGCATCTGGCATGTGGATAGCAATAAGGTGAAATATCAAGTACTAAAAAGACAGCCGTGTTTATTACTTGCATTACAATTCAAAAAGCAGAATAGAAAGGAGAAGAGTAGGTATTGATGCATTTCTAAATAAAGACAGCTGGTAATTGTTAGGTTGGCAGTCACTTGATCATTAAATGTAtggaaatttttgtttgaaatgcaTTCAAAGCATGATTAGGGTCTTTTTTCTAATATCTTATTCTCAAAACTGTGAGGTTCTTCTTTAATGATCCATCCGTTTATAGCTTAGTTGCCAAAAAAGAAAAggcttttcatttattttggctGAAAGAAGACAATGGCCAATGATACAGAAATGCACTCTAAAAACATTTAACTTAAAACCCAGTCTTGATCTACTTTGCAGTAACAAGGCAAACAACTCTGTAAAAAACCAACTTGTCTCCCTTTCACCATTTGAGATGGTGATCTCACAAAACAAGATTACTACTACTAATAACTGCAGAGATTTGGTTCCAAGTAAAATGACCAAATATAGACCGACCGTTACTGGTCCATAACCGAGTGAGATTGTCTCTGTGTGGGGCTTACACTCCCACCACGGTTTATTTTGAGTGCATCCAAAGCTTTTTGTATCTCCATCGTCATTGCACTGTCCACACTCCCTGAAGATAGCTTCTTGTGTGCTTTCTGCAAATGAAGCTTGAGTGAGCTGCTGCTCAAACCAGCATTCTTCCCGCAAATTGGACATACTTTCATCATTGGTTTTCGCTGATGCCATTCCATTGAAACCTTTCCATGCAGTTTCCGATCAAGATCCAATAGTATCCTTGCAAACCCATCATTTGGTTGGGCTCGACGGTGAGCTCGCTTGAGGGAGTTCCATGCTTCTAATAAAGTTAAGTTCCTGCCCATAATAGCaataatatttgatttgattggAAAAAAAAGATTCCAGTGAAACCTAAGGTTTACTGATACTTGAGGTACTTTAGCAGCAATGTAGCCTTCTACGTATAAGTTCTGTAAAAAGTATATAGCATGAAATACTACTTACTTCCGTAGCATCAGGTATGCGATCACTACTGTGGCACTCCGACTTTTCCCTTCAAAGCAATGAACTAAGACTCTTCCACCTGTATGTTCGACGTGATCAATAAAATCACAAACTTCTTCAAAGATACTGCTGATGTTTGAATCTTCATTGTCATATATCTGTTTCAATACGGCACATCGCATATGTTATAGAAGAAATTTCCATGCAGGTAGCAGAAAACCGAGACACAAAATCAGAGGGTTCTGCATTCAACACTTCCGTAGTGCCGAGTCTAAGATTtgtgtataaaaataaaatggctgTTACCACTTTCTATTCCCACTGTGGTTATATCCACCACAAATATTATCGTGGTTCAGGTCTACTTGAAGTTGAGCCTGGTTAGTTCAGTTTTTGATGTCCATAGCAGAGAAAATAAGCAAAAACTAAAATCGGATTTCATCTAGATGCATCAAACAAGGCAACTTTCTTCACTAGAAAGGAACTGACAAAAAATGAGAAGGGAAGAAAAGGTACTTACGGAAAAGTTTTTGTACTTGAATAGGTCATGGTATTGAGAATCTGCCTGTCCAATTTCATTGGAGCACAAACACAATATATGAGTAATTCCAAAATGCTGCAGTGTGTAAGCAGATCTCGCAGCCAGTGCTCCACCAATGAACAAGCAACTCGTAATTAAAGATGGTTTCTCTGTGTTAGCGGCCTCGGATATCAATGCTATCCTGTCAAGAATATGCTCAAGCCTAACCTGTATGTTATAATAGCCAAAAGGAGACAATTAGCATCTGCAGAATGCTACCTCAAAAAATGAAGTAATAGATGCATAGCAAGAAAGCCAAGAAGCTGAATAAAGGTATTACCTTCAATTCATAAGCATCTACGACACTGTTATTATCACTACCCTCGAAAAATCCTGTATTGAAATTGTTATCCTGGCAGAGTTTAACAGCATCATTTTTAAGCATTTCATTCCATTGCTCCAACTCTTTGCTTGATTCCGCATCAACCTAAATGCAAAATAGTATTTCATAATGGAGCATTACAGAGAAAAGATTGACCTAGGTCAAAGGTTAATATTAATACATTTAACATGGCACCGTCCCAGAGTGGCAACTTGCAAACACTGCTATAAAAGAATTTACTTCCTACATGCATGGTGTGATCGTTAAATGCGTAAGCACATAGAATCAGCATTAAGCCAGTCCAAGCAGTGTTTAGTGGCAGGAAACAAAGATATTGTTCTATGCATTACAGAATTTTCTACAAGACTAGT from the Gossypium hirsutum isolate 1008001.06 chromosome D09, Gossypium_hirsutum_v2.1, whole genome shotgun sequence genome contains:
- the LOC107931460 gene encoding uncharacterized protein, which codes for MSTAYYNDIAMQAKQNDKRDQEQLSGFIFMCNARTKTQCYMYRVFGLPAGKLDVVEKIKPGMKLFLFDFEMKLLYGTYEATSVGTLHLEQSAFNGRFPAQVRFKIYSACLPLHESSFRRAIENNYQKGFKFKQELNKQQVGSLLSMFRPLTTPVPGSMQPMLLQPVENQLRLTFPKDSFPQILESQKFQQTRLQQGICHPMDPNVTGLQLSYVQPVSEPSDIQHHVPFPEQHYFGSTENMGHSHPTMVKQVYLTQNHQYYMADVKQPYAVGNPTQTMPDQYNSYGTMGINQQLSMGNIYQYALKREGETVQQQDSAIQYYNPNTSHVVTHATPSVMSYMPTMGVPEVANQTLPLGYLHPFPTRH